The following is a genomic window from Homalodisca vitripennis isolate AUS2020 chromosome 5, UT_GWSS_2.1, whole genome shotgun sequence.
taaagattgcgagcgaagccgcaggtaacagctagtaaaatTATATCACTAGAGTAAGTCTAGACTGAACTTAATAACATTTCCAACTTGAGATGATGATGTGGCCAAGGATGGATTTTTTagatttacataaattaaaaatattacaagtgtGATAGTTGAATAAGATGTAATTACTAGCTAAAATCATACACTCCTTAGTAACTGACATTAATTACTAATAACACAATGGTCTATGGTAAAAAGAGTACCATAGTTTTATATAGAGCATGAACTATGAGTGATTTACCCATGATTGTTTGTTGCCCACTGAAATTTGGCTTCCATGGCAAATTCCCATTACTGACATGGACACCTTAAAACAACTTTGTCAACCAAGGAGGTTGTTTATGTGGAGGAATCCCCACTCCAAGCAACCTTACTCAAATAGCATTGCTAGCCCTATCACTGACAGCAGAAAGGAGAGGCATATTAAAGCCTCAATCAAGTTATACctctatcaaaatatttaaatattagcagTTAGAGAATCTCCTAGACATCAGTTGAGTTGCCGAGATGTAAGTGACAATCTCATCTTGTTTTGTACCCATTGTTCTACAGACAGGAGTAAACCAACCAGAATACAGTTCAgcgtaaaagtaaaatttaatattgtatatttatatcaaaaacatCTTAAGTCTGAATCCTGTCCCTGTGAGATGGTCGTATAGTGGAATAGCCCACGAGTGCCTTAGGATTAGAGCTTGATCATTTccatttaattgtttaatgattttaaaactcTGGAAGACCTTTTACCTCTTCAAGATTAAAAAGCACATTTCCTCTCCATTTCTTAAAAGTAGGTCACTTCAATAgctaattctgaaaaatgaatcAATGACACCTAAAATATGAAACAGATAATGAATGGTAGTAAAACCATGCAGAGTAACTATGGTATTCAGAAGTTCATTTAGAATAATCAACATTACAAAAAAGGCTGACTCCCATTTACTTTTTTGCAGTCATGTTGTTTCTGCCCTGATAATTGCCATTTACTGGCTTCTGGTCAGTTCTCTGTGGTTGGTCAGTCagtgcagacatattgtgacctgaaTTCTGtggttaaattgtaattattagtgttttaattaaGTACATCTCTAAGATAGTATGCATAGAGTTGACACACAATATAGTTGTTGTGATTCATAACCGTTATTCTAATTCAGTTTccttgtaaatagtttatttttaaagttgaatgAGATTTGCTTTAATCTGGGCAAAATTTATCTGGTTTTATAGTCCAGCTAATAATCAATAACATGACgtcaagtaaaaaataacaactaaagAAATATACCTGTTTAGTAGTACCATACATAGTATCAACATGTGGTCATACCAGAAATCAGTtcaaagaaataatacaaaacactttttacaaCTTTTGAGTAGAACTTTTGATAAGGGCTACTAAAAAAATACTCAGCAAGAAATAATACTACTCATATAAAAAGAAATCATAGAATTTTCATCTCaacactgttttatatttttgcaagtATAAAAGTAACAATCCAACTTATGGACAGCTGACAGTCATATTAGATGATGGTGAGTAGCAAGACTTAATTTCATCCACAATTTCAGGAACTAAAACATAAACAGCCTTCGCATACTCTTCAGACACTTCAATAATTTCCTTGATTTCTTCTGGGAAGATTGCTGCTACTTTGAAAATGCAGGTTACAACCCGTGTAAAACTAAGATGGTCTGAGCTGCTGATACAGGCTATAAAGTTGGAAATAATTAGAGTCCCATCCACAACCATCTCTGCAAAAAACTTTCCACAGACTAGCCCGagatcaattaaattttcaattatttcctTTCCGTTGCAGTTTGACAACTGCGTCAGAGCTGTAGTCTTTTGCCCATTAGTTTCCTCAGATACCTCTTGAGAGCACTGTTTAGGTAGGGAAGAGAGAACTTTTTctacttttaaactttttgattttATGAATTCAATTCCCTCTAATACTTGCTGCTTGTGAGTAGTCTCCAAACCTTGAattgctttgataacttttttaGCCGTTAATGGTTGGATGTTAGCCAAATCCTTCAGCATCCCATTATGAAGTTCTGATCTGGGCTTTGCACTGACCTTTAAACAGATTACATAATATTAGTACTGATAATAATCACCTGTATTTcctcaaaatttaatttgacaaGGTAAGTATGATAAATTTCTTACATCTAAGTATAATGGGTGAAGAAGTTAAAGTTGAGGTAGAACTCAAACTCAAAGTATTTATTGCACATTGACATTTGaataattacataagtaataCAAACAGGTGCATGGTCAAGTTTTTTAAAAGTACAACTAAAATACAAGCATTGCAGTATGTACTGCATGTATTGTCTATATTGTATTATATCTATAAGGAATAACAAATCATCCTTATTTTACATAGACTGAAGTGATAATATGgtgtaataatgaataattgtGTGGGTtgggattttaaaattgattaggtatattatttgaaaaatctttctgCATTTCATTTACACTGTAATAAGCTTTTTCCATGATGaggtttttaatactattttgaaaattattatttttaagctctttTAGTGATAAAGTTAAACAATTATGTAAGCGAATTTCCATATATAGTGgactttttttcaaataaaaagttttatgaatTGGAAAGGCAAAAAGAGTTTTGTGTCTAGCATTATGATTATGCTGATTTTTGTATTGGTCAAAGGTTTGGATTTTTATGGACTAagttcaacaattaaaaaatatataaacctggTAGTGTgagtattttagattttttaaatagtggttGGCAGCTCTCTCTAAAGTTTGCACCAACCATTGCTCTCAGAACAGCTTTTTGGGCTatgaatactttttcaaaatcaggaTATGAACCCCAAAGTATAATACCGTATTTCAGAATctatattgtactgtatttatacCGTTAAACAATATCGTATTTCAGAACTCACGAGCATCCTCAGCTAACAAAGTGAGTGAACTCTAGATTTTCCGTTTGGCTAAAATGTCAATATTGCTCTATGAGTGCACTCCTCTATGTCAACTCTGTTACTATTCACAGTGGTGGGAAATACACTGGACATCAACTTGAGCTTTTGGTACCACTGGCAGCTAACACTTCGCTTTTGTCCTGCATTTAGACAGTTGACATATTCAGGTTTACGTTAGTATAGCAATTTATTTGCTTGTTTCATTCACTCTAACATGAAGCACTGGATGGTGAGGGAAACGAAACATTTATCACATTTCCTCTCTCTTAAATATCGCCTGTGCGTGCAATAGGTTTATACACACGTGTTTCAATTGCATTGTTGTCGATATACAGATTATTGGGAGATTTTTACGCCTTTTGTCATAACTAAAAATCTTTAAAGTATAGAATTTTGTGATTTTTGgcaaataattacacaatgttattGTAAGTTAAACTTTCAAAACTCATAAAAATCATTGTTCATTTTTCTCACATGACACCTTTaatgatttagtttataatatcttACAAACTTTGAATATGTATGTATTgaatagaaatatttaacttaGTAAAGTTTTTTCTGCTATGACCTCTTAGCATGCTCTAATTCTTCTTATGTAGAAATAATTTTCACTCATATTCCTCTTTTACAGATTGCTTATTCAGTGTTGCCAACAGTAGACCTCTTTATCAGATAACCTCCCTGAACGCTATGTAAACCCAGACCTCCAACATGccagaataacatttttatttattggttcaGTGCATCTCCTAAACGATCACAATTAAATCTGTACAATGCAGATTATAAGGTTCCcataaattactctatcaaactaAGAAAGATAGCACTACACTTTAAATGAgacttcttatttattttgaactgaAAAATCATATGGTGGAGTTTGATAGATTAATTTACAGacttactatatatattttttggtatcgaatttattttgatgtaaatttgCTATAACAGCTGAACAAGTCTGCTCTCACAAACGTTGAATATGCTGTTTGGCTTACTCGTTGATTTTGGATACTAGTCTCTGTTTAGTGAGTcattacaattttgtattcaaCAGACAAATGGAAGGTAGACTCAGAAATCAATATTTGAAGTGTACTCTCCTCATTGGATCTCATTGGAATGGAGCCTCTGCTATTTTactcataacgtagctatggtaggaagggttcattcaatttgaatgttgagtttagctccagttcattttcttttttattgcagcatctggtacatgacgctgtctcagacttgactcctggaatctggaatcatgttcgtctgaagtgaTCAGagatagtcggcgacgaagaagctgaaaacaaacctttacatcattttgacatcagaaacacctatgGGTGGGTGAAGTGGCAGTCTTATTTTCTCATCAGGtatacaattgagtgcactatgatgttctgacatgatctctaagcacggtggagctaccaagttttctacacataacgtagctatggtagaaagagtagattcaattgaattttgagtttagctccattcacATTCCTTTTATTGCAACGTCTGGTATCTAATTGCACctgaattgtgcacctgatgagacaatgagactgccattTCACCTATTCATAGGTTtctttgatgtcaaaacaatgtaaaggtttgttttgagcttcttcgttgctgaCTTTCTTTGATCactcagattccaggagtcaagtctgagacagcatcaggtaattaaaaatgaaggtaaactgaagctaaactcaacactcagctttttaattcattaaaaagcGAGTCTACACTCACAGACGTAgtcttattttaacttttttcacccaataataagtttgaaataaCCAGTACAGTGTAAGAGCATGCTTAAGGAAACAAATACTATGACCCCTAAGGCAAAGCCCGTGTAGAGTTCCATCACTCAGGATTtctatcattaataataatgtatctaaaaagatatttttatcattatgtgAAAAATTCTACATTTACAACTTCATAACATAATAAGGACATGCCAATATAACACAGGGTTGGGTAACTGATATCGTAGCAGATAACTCTAGTGTTATCAGTTTTAAACTTCAGCAAATATactgtttgaaattttatcaCATGTAGTAGATTCCTTACAAACTTAAATTGTTGAGATAAGATTATCAAAAGTTaaggtaaaaaatgtttactactaATCTGTTAGAACAACAAAACTGTTTTCTtgtaaaaaagtttgtaaacttcCTGAATTACTCTGTGTTTATACatgttcaattataaataaacacttcaaGGGATTACGTTtggtcttttttttctttttgtgttaaatttaacataattttcaattaatttaagaaaattgtgtTTGGCCATATATGAAGTATTTAGGGACATCCCAACATGCCTGGAGGACAACTGATGCTGAACTGAATACTGAATTTTGCAAAACAATCCactcaaaagtaaataattattcatttattagaTCTGTGAGATTGatcaaataataacaaatcaaattgATTAAACAATCAATCTTAATTCTTAGCCTCCATGGTCGCTGACATAGAAAACTCGTGATATATTTTTTCCTCATTGTTAAGAGCAATCCAGATATgatccaataaatataaaacgaaaattataaaattgttggtTTGACATCTCTTAATTTAGAGCGAAATCCAAAATATCTAAAGATTTTACTTttgttagtaattattaaatGGGGGTTTTAACAGAAACTTTTGGAATAGATCTTAAATAggaatgattaaaaatgttttgcccTCACAACAAAACAAATCTAAGACTAGTTTAGTGAGA
Proteins encoded in this region:
- the LOC124361913 gene encoding uncharacterized protein LOC124361913; amino-acid sequence: MMMKEFKILLVFVFILLVELVSAKPRSELHNGMLKDLANIQPLTAKKVIKAIQGLETTHKQQVLEGIEFIKSKSLKVEKVLSSLPKQCSQEVSEETNGQKTTALTQLSNCNGKEIIENLIDLGLVCGKFFAEMVVDGTLIISNFIACISSSDHLSFTRVVTCIFKVAAIFPEEIKEIIEVSEEYAKAVYVLVPEIVDEIKSCYSPSSNMTVSCP